Genomic segment of bacterium:
AGCGCGTTCATCGCGAGCACGAGTGTGATCAGCACGAGCGCCGTGCCGTAGGGCATCGCCTCGGGCACGTCGGGCACCTGGGTGGAGATCACGAAGAGATGCAGGCTGAGCGCCATCGTCTGGTCGAAGACGCTGTGCGGCAGGAAGGGCAGGAAGAGCGCGGCGCCCGTGAACATGATCGGCGCCGTCTCGCCGGCCGCGCGCGAGACCTCGAGGATGATGCCGGTGAGGATGCCGCTTCCCGAGTTCGGCAGCACGACCGTGCGGATCGTCTGCCAGCGCGTGGCGCCCATGTTCCAGCAGGCCTCGCGGAAGGCCTGCGGCACGGCCTGCAGCGACTCGCGCGTGGCGACGATGACCACGGGCAGGCTCATCACGGCGAGCGTGAGGCTGGCGGCGAGGATGCTCGTGCCGAAGCGGAAGAAGAGCACGAAGGCGCCGACGCCGAAGAGCGCGTGCACGATGGACGGCACGCCGGCTAGGTTGATGATCGCCAGGTTGATCACGCGCGTCAGCCAGTTGTCGGGCGCGTACTCCGAGAGGTAGATCGCCGCCGCGACGCCGATCGGCACCGAGGCGATCAGCGCCACCACCACCAGCCAGATCGTGCCCACGAGCGCAGGCAGGATGCCGCCGGCCGTCATGCCCTGCGTCGGTTCGCTGAAGAGGAAGGTGGGTGTGATCGCCGGCGCGCCCTTGACGATGAGCACGGCCATGATGACGAGCACGGGCAGGATGAGCAGACCCGTCATCAGGCCGAAGAGCAGGCGGACCAGCTCCTGGCGACGGCGGTTGCGGGCGTTGAGCGGGGTGGCGCGGAACATGGCCTAGCGCCGCCGCGGGCCGCGGACGATCAGATCCGCGGTCAGGTTGATGATGAAAGTGACGAGGAAAAGCAGGATGCCCAGCGTGAAGAGCGCCCGGTAGTGCTCCGAGCCGACGGCGGTCTCGCCCAGCTCGGCGGCGATGGTGGCCGTCAGGGCGCGCACCGAGTCGAAGGGGCTTGTGGGCAGATTGATCGAGTGGCCGCTGGCCATCAGCACGGCCATCGTCTCGCCGAAGCCGCGGCCGACGCCGAGCAGCACCGCGGCGACGAGGCCGTTCTTGCCTGCGGGCAGTACGACGCGGCGGATCACCTGCCAGCGCGTGGCGCCCATTGCCTCGGCGGCCTCGCGGTAGCGGTCGGGCACGGCCTTGAGCGCGTCCTCGGCGATGGTCGTCATGATCGGCGCCGCCATCAGGCCGAGGATGACGCCGGCGTTGAGCACCGTCAGGCCGACCGGGACATCGAAGACGCGGATGATCAGCGGGTTCATGATGCTCAGGCCGATGAAGCCCCAAACCACCGAGGGGATCGCCGCGAGCAATTCGACGAGGACCTTGAGGATCTCGCGCGTGCGGCCCGTCGCGTACTCGGCGATGTAGATGGCCGCGCCCAGCGAGAAGGGCACGGCGAGGAGCATCGCGAGGCCGGTCACGCTGGCGGTGCCGGCGATGAGGGCGAGGATGCCGTAGGTCGGCCGCGTGTCCGAGGTCGGCCGCCAGTTGATCGAGCCGAAGAACTCGCCGGCATCGAAGCGCGAGGTCAAGAAGCCGACGCCCTCGGCGCTGATGAAGACGAAGATGCCGAGGATGAAGACGATCGCCGAGATGCCCGCCGCGAAGACCGCGACCTGCACCGCGCGATCGAGCCACCAGGCGCCGTTGCGGCGGTCCAGGGCCGGCGGTAGCCGGCGTCCGCTGCTCGGCGCCGCCATCTCAGCCGGCCCGCTCGCCGACGAGGATGTCCATCAGCTCGTGCAGACGGCGGGACAGCTCGCGGTGCAGGGCGGCGAGGCGCTCGCGGTCGAGCGGCGCTTCTTCGCTGGCCGCCTGCAGATCCCAGTGCAGGAACAGGGTGCGGAAGGGCAACTCGGACAAGCGCTCGCGGACGTCCCCGCTGAGGCTGATGATGATGTCGTGCGCCGCCAGCGCTTCATTGTCGGTGGCGAGCTGCGTGGGCACGTGGCTGCCGCAGTCCAGGCCGAGGGAGTTCATGTAGCTCTGCGCGGTGGCGTCGATGGCGAGCGCGGGCGTCCAACCGGCGCTCGCGTAGCGGCCGCTCTCGGGATAGGCCTTGCGCGCGAGCGCCGCGGCGAAGGGTGCCAGGCAGCAGTCCTTCTCATCGATGAAGAGGATGTTGCGCTGCCGCGGCGGCTTGGCCTGGCCGGCGACCGTGAAGAGGGTCTCCTCGCAGATATTGCGCGCCTGATCGGTGACGCGCTCGAGCCGATAGAAGGTGATCAGGAAGGCGAAGAGGTCCTGCGGTGGCCGCGATTGCTTGTCGCCGACGCGCAGCAGGTCGGCGTAGAGCTTGCCGAACAGGCGCCGCGAGGCGAAGGACGCCTGGCGCACGCTCTCCGCGCGCTCCGCGTCGGCGGCGATGAAGGCTCCGATGGCCCCGCGCAGGTTCTTGCCGCTGTGCTCGAGCATCAGCGAGATGTCGGCGGCCACCGTCTTGGGTGGCTGCTTGGAGAGCAGGAGCGCCTCGCGCGAGATCGAGCAGGCGTAGTCGCCGATGCGCTCGAGGGCGACGGTGAGGCGCATCACCGAGGAGATGAAGCGCAAGACGCCAGCGCTGGGCAGGTGGCGGACGATGAAGCTGTGGCTGAGCCGGTCCAGCTCGCGCGTCGCGCGGTTGATCGGGTTGTCCTCGATGATTGTGCGCGTGGCGAGGTCGTCGTCACCGCTCAGCATCGCCTCGGTGGCCTGCCGCAGCGCCGTGTCGACGCGCGCGTGCAACTCGCCGAGCTGGGTGCGGATCTGCTGGAGGTCGCGCTCGAGCCGTTCCTGGTAGTGGGGCATGGTCTCCCTCGGCTTGCCGCGCCGGGCGCGGACCTAGTCCAGCGGCCGGATGGGCGCGTAGCCCTTGTCGCGCAGGATGCGCTGGCCGGCGTCGCTGAGGATCCAGTCGAGGTAGGCCTTGACGGCGCCCGTCGGCTGGCCGGCCGTGTACATGATGAGCGGCCGCGCGATCGGGTAGCTGCCGTTGCGGGCGGACTCGACGGTGGGGGCGACCGGCGTCTCGCCTTCGCTGCGGGCGATGGGCACCGGCTTCACCTCGGGCGTCGCGTAGGCGAGGCCGCTGTAGCCGATGGCGCCGGGCGTGCGGGCGACGAGGTCGACGACGTCCTTGGAGCCGTGCATGTCCAAGGAGCCGAGCTTGTACTCGCGCTGCTTGCCGAGCACGGCCTCCTTGAAGTAGGCGTAGGTGCCGCTGTTGTTCTGCCGGCTGACGCGGACGATGTGGTCGTCCTTGGCGCCCGGCACGCTGACGCCGAGCTGCGCCCAGTTCTCGATCGCGCCGCCGTCGGCGTAGATCTCGGCGAGCTGGGCCAGCGTGAGTTGTCCGAGCGGGTTGTCGTGGTGCAGGTAGACCGCCAGCGCGTCGTAGCCGACGATGAACTCCACCGGCTCGTGGCCCTTTGCGCGCGCCTCGGCGATCTCGCTCTCCGTCATCCGGCGGCTGGCGTTGGCGATGTCCACGGTGCCGTTGATCAGTGCAGAGATCCCTGTCCCCGTGCCGCCACCCGAGATCGCGACGGCCACGTTCGGACTCACGGCCTTGTAAGCCTCGGCCCAGGCCTGGGCCACGTTGACGATGGTGTCCGAGCCCTTGTTCTGGATCAGCGTGCGGGAGCCGGAATCGCCGCGCCCGCAGCCGACGAGTGCCGCGAGCAGACAGAGCGGGACGAGCCAGGTCCGCATGAAGGTCTCCTCGACGGGGCCGGGCGGGGCCGTGTGAAATTGGGATGAAGATGGCGTGAAGACGCCTTCCGTATACCGGACTCCGGGGGCGAAATCAAGGGCCGACGCTGCGCCGCGGGCGAGCGACTAAAGCACGCGCAGCCAACGGTGTAGGGGCAGCAGCGCCTTGAAGTGCCCGTGCACGAGGGGCAGCAGCTCGGGGCTGCCGAGCGCCGCCGGCTGGCCGAGGCTGATCCCCGCATAGAGCCCCTTGACCTTCAGCAGTTCGGCGCGCGGATGCGCCGGGTCGAATCCGCGCGGCACGCGCTGCGTGCGCTCGCCGCCCACCGTGTAGCCGCGCTGCTCGACCGCGCCCAGCGCCCGGACCAGCGCGGGACCGGCCTTGGCGTCCAGCACGCGCTCGCGGTAGGCGGCCAAGGCCGCGGGCGTGAACTGGTAGAAGCCGAGGCCGAGGTAGACGTCCCTGGCGTCGAGCTGGAAGTAGAAGGCCGAGCTCGCGAGCTTGTCGCCCATGCCCTCCCACCAGAGCAGGCCCAGGTGGGTCTTGAAGGGCGACTTGTCGGGGCTGAAGCGCGTGTCGCGGTGCAGGCGGAAGATGCTGCGGTCCGTGCGCGGATCGGCGACGAGGCCGGGCACGTCCTCCGCGAGCCGCGCGCCGAGGGCGAGCACGAAGGCCCGCGCCGGCGCGAGCACGGCCGTCTCGTACTCGTCTCGGTGGGCGGCGAACCAGGTCTTGTCGTTGTTCTTCGCCAGCGCGCGGAAGAAGCGCGGCGCGGCGGGGGGAAAACCGGTGAACTCGCTGCTGGGCATGGCGGGCTCCTGCTGCCGGAGGGCGGCCAAGCCTAGCAGGCGAGGGCGAGGAGCGCAATCGAGCGCGGCGCGCTAGTCGCGCGGCCAGCGACGCGAAGCCCGGGAGTTGCCACGTGGCAACTCCCGGGTCTGCATGCCGATGAGGGATGTCGGCTACTTCCTGAGAATCCTCACAACGCCCCAGATGCCCTGCTGGCTGTCCCAAGAGAGCACCGTCGTTCCGGGTAGGGTGTCCTCGGCGATCTCGGCCATGTAGCCGCTGCGGCCGGCCGGGATCTGCGGCCGCCGCGTGGATCTCAACGAAGCGGGGGCCCTCGGGCGCGTCCGACTGGATCAGCAGCTCGAGCGAGGCCTCGAGCTGCACTCGATTTCGGGAGTTTCTTGGGTATTGATACTCGGTGCTTCTGCCATGGACGTCCTGGTGCTATACTATTGGCCATCTAGGCCGTCGACCTTCGGACTTGGGTTGAAGATCAGGAGGTAGGGCATGCGACGCGCTGATTGGCCTACGGGTATCAAGCCCCTCGCGGGGTGCCTTCTTGGATGCCTGCTTCTCGCAGCGGCCTTCCCGGCGAGAGCGGCCACGATTCACGTGCCGCTGACCGTAAGCACGATTCAGGCAGGGATCAATCTCGCCCAGCCTGGGGACACCGTGCTGCTGGCCCCAGGAACCTACACCGGCGTCGGAAACAAGGACCTCGACTTTTTCGGGAAGGACATTGCCCTGATCGGGGTAGGGGGCTCCGCCAACACCATCATCGACTGCCAAGGAGCAGGACGGGGAATGCACCTCACCAGCGGCGAGACGCGCGCTGCGCTGGTTCAGGGGATTACCATTCGCAACGGGAACCTGCCCTCCGGCCACGGCGGCGGAATCCAATGCTACTCCGCCCCTACCTTTCGAGATCTCGTCGTTCAGCAGTGCTACGCGAAGTACACAGGCGGCATCGACATCAACACGGGGGGAACACCCCTGCTCGAGAACTGCGTGATCGAGAACAATGTGGATGATACTGGGGCAGGCGGTGGGCTTTCCATCTGCAATGTCAGTGATGCCGTGCTTGTGAACGTGATAGTCCGCAACAACTACGGCGATGGGCGCGGAGGAGGGGTGAGTATCTGCTGGTCGGCCCCTCAGTTCTTCAATGTCACCTTCGAAGGAAACGAAGCGGCCGCGAATGGAGGCGGAGTTTGGTACAGCGCCGCGAGCGATGTCTACTTCAAGGACTGCGTCTTCATCCGCAATCGTGCCCGCGATGGCGGCGGGGTGGACACTGGCGGTCGGCCGGGCCTCTTCGAGAATTGCTCCTTCATCGAGAACACAGCGCTAGAGCTTGGGGGCGCGATCTGCATCGAGTCGGATCAGGGCGCGGTCTTCCGCGACTGTCTCATCCTACGCAACACGGCCGGCGCTGGCGGCGGGGTCTATGTGGGCGAGTACATGGCCTACCCGCCGGTTCAGTTCATCAACACCTCCTTCATCGACAATGAGTGCCTCTGGACCGCCGGTTCCGCAATCACGGCCAACTGGCAGGGCAAGGCAGATCTGATCAACTGCCTGCTCGTGGGGAACTCAGGCGGTCCAGCGCTCTGGACCGACTTCGGTGCCAGCCTCGACGCCTCCTGCTCCGATCTCTGGGGTAACCCGGCGGGCAACTACGGCGGCGACCTGCTCGATCAAACGGGGGTAAACGGGAACGTCTCCCTCGACCCTCTCTTCTGCGATGCCGCTGCGGACGACTTCACCCTTGTGGGGTCTTCGCCTTGCCTGCCGTGGAACAACGGGTGCGGCGTGCAGATGGGAGTGTACGGCGCCGGCTGCGATCTGACTGCCGTTGAGCAGGTAGTCCCGCAGCAAGCGGTCCTGGGGGCGAACTACCCGAACCCCTTCAACCCCAGCACGACGATCCCCTTCGCCCTGAATGAGCCAATGGCGATCGCGCTCTCGGTGTTCGATGTGAGCGGTCACCGGATCCGCGTGCTCGCCGAGGAGCGGCACTTCCCCGTCGGTCAGTTTGAGCTGGCATGGGACGGTCGCGACGCCGCCGGCCAGCCGGCGCCCTCCGGTGTGTACCTCTATCGCCTGGAGACTGCCGTCGGCGCGACAGCTAGGCCGATGCTGCTTGTAAAGTAAAAGCCGCCGCCAGCGGGGCTCGATCCTTGCGGAAGCTTCTCAGTACGACTTCGCGAAGAGCACGCGCCGCGCGCTGGCCCGCCCCGAGTAGACGCAATCGCCGGGTTCGAGGTCGGCCGGATCCGGTGTCAAGGGCAGGCAGCGAATCGTCGCCTTGGTTTCTTCCTTGATGGCAGCCTCGGTTTCCGCCGTGCCGTCCCAGTGCGCGACGAGGAAGCCGCCCTTCGTCTCCAGCTCGGCCTTGAACTCCTCCCAGGAATCGACGCGCGTCGTCATCTGCCTGCGGAAGGCGAGCGCCTTGGCGAAGATGTCCTTCTGGATCGCCACCAGCTTCTCGCTTGCGAGCGTGGCGATCGCGTCGACGGGCAGGGCCTGCTTCTCGCGCGTGTCGCGGCGCGCGCTGAACACCGAGCGCTTCTCGATGTCCTTGGGCCCGACCTCCAGTCGCAGCGGAACGCCCTTCAGCTCCCACTCGGCGTACTTCCAGCCGGGCTTGAAGTTGTCGCGGTCGTCCACCTGCACGCGCAGGCCGGCCGCGCGCAGGATGTCGCCCACGCGCTGGGCCTCCGTCACCGTGGCGCTGCGCTCCGCGTCCGTCTTGTAGATGGGCACGATCACCACCTGCACGGGCGCGAGGCGGGGCGGCAGGATGAGGCCGTCGTCGTCGCCGTGCGCCATGACGAGGGCGCCGACCAGGCGCGTCGAGACGCCCCAGCTCGTTGCCCAGACCAGCTCGCGATCGCCCTGCTCGTTCTGGAAGGTGACGTCGAAGGCGCGCGCGAAGTTCTGGCCGAGGTTGTGGCTGGTGCCGGCCTGCAGGGCCTTGCCGTCGCCCATCAGGCCCTCGATGCAGTAGGTGCGCAGCGCGCCCGCGAACTTCTCCTGCTCGGTCTTGAGGCCCTTGATCACGGGCAGGGCCATCTCCGTCTCCGCGAAGTCCGCGTAGACGTCGAGCATGCGCAGGGTCTCCTCCTCGGCCTCGGCCGCCGTGGCGTGCGCGGTGTGGCCCTCCTGCCAGAGGAACTCGGCCGTGCGCAGGAAGAGCCGCGTGCGCAGCTCCCAGCGCACGACGTTCGCCCACTGGTTGATCAGGATCGGCAGGTCGCGGTGGCTCTGGATCCACTTTCTGTACATGGACCAGATGATCGTTTCGCTGGTGGGGCGGATGACCAGCGGCTCCTCGAGCTTCTTGCCGCCGGCGTGCGTGACCACGGCCAGCTCGGGGCTGAAGCCCTCGACGTGCTCGGCCTCTCGCTGCAGGAAGCTCTCCGGGATGAGCAGCGGGAAGTAGGCGTTGACGTGGCCGGTCGCCTTGAAGCGGGCGTCCAGGCCGGCGCGCATGTTCTCCCAGAGGCCGTAGCCGTAGGGGCGGATCACCATGCAGCCCTTGACGGGCGCGTAGTCGGCCAGCTCGGCCTTCTGGACCACGTCCGTGTACCAGCGCGAGTAGTCCTCGGCTTGGGTGGCAATGCCCTGCGCCATCTTCGTCCTCCTGCGGGCGGATCGGCGTAAGCTACCTGGATTCAGGCCAGTGCGCAAGAGCAACCAGGGTGCGAAGCGTCCGCCGCTGGCAATGGCTCGCCTTTTCTGATAGGCTTTTCGTTGATGAGGGACTCTGGCCGGGGAGGGTGCAAGATGTGTGGTGATCACGATCAGAGGCGCTCGGGCGCCTGGCTAAGGCGCCTGATCCTACCTGTCGCCATTGCGCTCCCATCGGTCGCAGCGGCCCAGGGCGACTGGACCACGCGGTTCCTGCTGCCTGGCGCCGATCACTGGGTCTACGCCACGACCGTCTT
This window contains:
- the pstA gene encoding phosphate ABC transporter permease PstA, producing MFRATPLNARNRRRQELVRLLFGLMTGLLILPVLVIMAVLIVKGAPAITPTFLFSEPTQGMTAGGILPALVGTIWLVVVALIASVPIGVAAAIYLSEYAPDNWLTRVINLAIINLAGVPSIVHALFGVGAFVLFFRFGTSILAASLTLAVMSLPVVIVATRESLQAVPQAFREACWNMGATRWQTIRTVVLPNSGSGILTGIILEVSRAAGETAPIMFTGAALFLPFLPHSVFDQTMALSLHLFVISTQVPDVPEAMPYGTALVLITLVLAMNALSIGFRMWLRGRKKW
- the pstC gene encoding phosphate ABC transporter permease subunit PstC, yielding MAAPSSGRRLPPALDRRNGAWWLDRAVQVAVFAAGISAIVFILGIFVFISAEGVGFLTSRFDAGEFFGSINWRPTSDTRPTYGILALIAGTASVTGLAMLLAVPFSLGAAIYIAEYATGRTREILKVLVELLAAIPSVVWGFIGLSIMNPLIIRVFDVPVGLTVLNAGVILGLMAAPIMTTIAEDALKAVPDRYREAAEAMGATRWQVIRRVVLPAGKNGLVAAVLLGVGRGFGETMAVLMASGHSINLPTSPFDSVRALTATIAAELGETAVGSEHYRALFTLGILLFLVTFIINLTADLIVRGPRRR
- a CDS encoding phosphate ABC transporter substrate-binding protein; translation: MRTWLVPLCLLAALVGCGRGDSGSRTLIQNKGSDTIVNVAQAWAEAYKAVSPNVAVAISGGGTGTGISALINGTVDIANASRRMTESEIAEARAKGHEPVEFIVGYDALAVYLHHDNPLGQLTLAQLAEIYADGGAIENWAQLGVSVPGAKDDHIVRVSRQNNSGTYAYFKEAVLGKQREYKLGSLDMHGSKDVVDLVARTPGAIGYSGLAYATPEVKPVPIARSEGETPVAPTVESARNGSYPIARPLIMYTAGQPTGAVKAYLDWILSDAGQRILRDKGYAPIRPLD
- a CDS encoding DUF2461 domain-containing protein, which translates into the protein MPSSEFTGFPPAAPRFFRALAKNNDKTWFAAHRDEYETAVLAPARAFVLALGARLAEDVPGLVADPRTDRSIFRLHRDTRFSPDKSPFKTHLGLLWWEGMGDKLASSAFYFQLDARDVYLGLGFYQFTPAALAAYRERVLDAKAGPALVRALGAVEQRGYTVGGERTQRVPRGFDPAHPRAELLKVKGLYAGISLGQPAALGSPELLPLVHGHFKALLPLHRWLRVL
- a CDS encoding proline--tRNA ligase, which gives rise to MAQGIATQAEDYSRWYTDVVQKAELADYAPVKGCMVIRPYGYGLWENMRAGLDARFKATGHVNAYFPLLIPESFLQREAEHVEGFSPELAVVTHAGGKKLEEPLVIRPTSETIIWSMYRKWIQSHRDLPILINQWANVVRWELRTRLFLRTAEFLWQEGHTAHATAAEAEEETLRMLDVYADFAETEMALPVIKGLKTEQEKFAGALRTYCIEGLMGDGKALQAGTSHNLGQNFARAFDVTFQNEQGDRELVWATSWGVSTRLVGALVMAHGDDDGLILPPRLAPVQVVIVPIYKTDAERSATVTEAQRVGDILRAAGLRVQVDDRDNFKPGWKYAEWELKGVPLRLEVGPKDIEKRSVFSARRDTREKQALPVDAIATLASEKLVAIQKDIFAKALAFRRQMTTRVDSWEEFKAELETKGGFLVAHWDGTAETEAAIKEETKATIRCLPLTPDPADLEPGDCVYSGRASARRVLFAKSY